AGCCGATGGATTCATTCCCTTCCTGTCGCGACGGAGCGTTTCCAGACCCGATCCCGCCCAGTTCGGGCATAAGAACGATCGTTGGGGAAAGATCCTTGTGGAAGCCTGCCGGCAATCGGGCCGTAATCAGGTTCCCGGGTTGGATCCGGTGACCGAGTGGGAGGACCTCTTGGCCCGGTTCAAGGATTTCGACCTGGTCCTGCTTCCCTATGAAAAGGAAGCCCCGACCCTACGCACGGTGCTAGAATCAAAATCAAAGGCGGGAAAGATCCTGGTCTTGGTCGGACCCGAAGGTGGTTGGGACCCGGACGAGGTCCGGGAAGCCGAACTGCAAGGGGCCCTCGCGGTCCACCTGCCGACACCTATTTTGAGGACCGAGACGGCCGGAGTTTCGATCCTATCGATGTTGCAATTCTTTTATGGGGGGATCTCCCCCATGGGAGCCTGACCCTGGAGGGCCGAATGAGCCGTCCTTTCCTTTTCTTGATGGGTCATCCGGTGAGCCATAGTTTTTCACCTGCCATGCAGAACGCCGCCCTACGGGCATTGAACCTTCCCTGGGACTTTGTCCCCATCGATCTTTTGTCCGAAGAGATCCCGCAAGCCCTTGAGCGCTTCAGGGCGTCCGGTGTCTTGGGTGGCAACGTCACGGTCCCGCATAAAGAGAAGATCTCCCCTTGGATCGATCGAGTGGAGGGAGCGGCACGGGACCTGGGATCGGTCAATACGGTCTATCGAAAAGGTGGACGCTGGATCGGGACCTCCACCGACGGTGAGGGATTCCTACGTTCTCTGGGACCTTGGAGGAAAAAGCTGAAGGGA
The genomic region above belongs to bacterium and contains:
- a CDS encoding RsmE family RNA methyltransferase, with protein sequence MSFIPRLFLKKVAADRTEVRLEASASSYLLKVLRFSEGAPLKGFDESGHEYDMILVDTDPEAAMVRIVSRKGPSSQTTGARITLAQSLPKASKMDLVLRQGCEAGADGFIPFLSRRSVSRPDPAQFGHKNDRWGKILVEACRQSGRNQVPGLDPVTEWEDLLARFKDFDLVLLPYEKEAPTLRTVLESKSKAGKILVLVGPEGGWDPDEVREAELQGALAVHLPTPILRTETAGVSILSMLQFFYGGISPMGA